A genomic window from Terrisporobacter glycolicus ATCC 14880 = DSM 1288 includes:
- a CDS encoding ATP-binding cassette domain-containing protein, which produces MVLENFNLNIKKGEFLTIIGSSGCGKTTVLKLINGLIYAEKGKVIVNGDDILQTNKIYLRRNIGYVIQDIGLFPHMTVEKNISYVLNLSKIKNKKLIKEKVNAIIKLVGMDYDILKRYPSELSGGQKQRVGIARALVSSPKILLMDEPFCSVDEITRRILQEAIIDIYKNLGVTIIFITHDIKEALKLGTKVAVMNEGKIIQYSSPCHIKEKPQSDFVRDLVRGY; this is translated from the coding sequence ATTGTACTAGAAAACTTTAATTTAAATATAAAAAAAGGGGAGTTTTTAACAATAATAGGTAGTTCAGGGTGTGGAAAAACTACAGTACTTAAATTAATAAATGGGCTTATATATGCTGAAAAAGGAAAGGTAATTGTCAATGGTGATGACATTTTGCAGACTAATAAGATTTACCTAAGAAGAAATATTGGATATGTAATTCAAGATATAGGACTTTTTCCTCATATGACTGTAGAAAAAAATATATCGTATGTATTGAATTTATCAAAAATAAAAAATAAAAAATTAATTAAAGAGAAGGTAAATGCAATAATAAAATTAGTTGGTATGGATTATGATATATTAAAACGATACCCAAGTGAATTATCAGGAGGGCAAAAACAAAGAGTAGGTATAGCTAGAGCTCTAGTTTCAAGTCCCAAAATTTTGCTAATGGATGAACCTTTTTGTTCAGTAGACGAGATTACTAGAAGGATATTACAAGAGGCAATAATTGACATTTATAAAAATTTAGGTGTTACTATAATTTTTATTACTCATGACATAAAAGAAGCCTTAAAACTTGGAACAAAAGTGGCAGTTATGAATGAAGGCAAAATAATTCAATATTCATCTCCTTGTCATATTAAGGAAAAACCACAAAGCGATTTTGTCAGAGATTTGGTAAGAGGTTATTAG
- the trhA gene encoding PAQR family membrane homeostasis protein TrhA, translating into MGTYIREPINGFTHLGGAILSFAGLLALVIKTTLTSASAIDLTAVIIFGISMILLYAASATYHLVMASDKVIAFLRKLDHSMIFILIAGSYTPFCLIALEEHKGWILFTVVATIAVCGVLFKMIWFNCPRWISTCIYIGMGWISVFMIKPLYSSIPFGGIFLLLMGGIFYTIGAVIYGLKPSALKFKNLGFHEIFHIFILLGSLCHFISVFEYVI; encoded by the coding sequence ATGGGAACATATATTAGGGAACCTATTAATGGATTTACTCATTTAGGTGGAGCAATTCTTTCTTTTGCAGGTCTCTTAGCATTAGTAATAAAAACTACATTAACAAGTGCATCTGCTATAGACTTAACTGCAGTAATCATATTTGGAATAAGCATGATTTTGCTTTATGCAGCATCAGCTACATATCATTTAGTAATGGCATCAGATAAGGTAATTGCATTTTTAAGAAAATTAGATCATTCTATGATTTTTATACTTATAGCAGGATCATATACTCCATTTTGTTTAATTGCATTAGAAGAGCACAAAGGTTGGATTTTATTTACAGTTGTTGCTACAATAGCAGTTTGCGGCGTTCTATTCAAAATGATTTGGTTTAATTGTCCTAGATGGATATCTACTTGTATATATATAGGTATGGGATGGATATCAGTATTTATGATAAAACCACTTTATAGCTCTATACCATTTGGAGGGATATTTTTATTACTTATGGGAGGAATATTTTATACCATAGGAGCAGTAATATATGGGCTTAAGCCATCTGCACTTAAATTTAAAAATTTAGGATTTCATGAGATATTTCATATATTTATCCTTTTAGGAAGTTTATGTCACTTTATCTCAGTGTTTGAATATGTAATATAA
- a CDS encoding MATE family efflux transporter, whose translation MQYIFKLDKENKIFYKTLLTLCIPIIIQNLLSTLINMVDTIMVGGLGEVSVAAIGIANQYFFLYNMALSGIIGGAGLFIAQFFGKNDKENIRKITALGSLSALALGIIFATMAIFSPKFIIHFFSLDESVVEIAVNYFLIIGFCYPIIAISNVFSMGSRSIRNPKLGMICSSISLVLNIILNYIFIFGKFGMPALGASGAALATVISRIVELILLVSYVYFIKSDYELRFTFKDIKLINRDLFKAFISKTIPVFFNDTLWAFGTVLYAVAYSKAGTSAIAASQIASSTGNFFIMTSVCIAIGSSIMIGNELGADHIEKAVSYSKKFAILVCLAGVVFGGLLILSIPALLKVFSVSPGLAPDIRKIFIVMGVLMALKTFNTFIIIGVLRSGGDTKYALTLEMGCMWFVSLPLTFLAAYKGVPIYILVALTYTEEIAKFIFGVPRALSKKWANNIVKDI comes from the coding sequence TTGCAATACATATTTAAATTAGACAAAGAAAACAAAATATTTTATAAAACATTGCTTACCTTATGTATTCCAATAATAATTCAGAACTTATTATCAACTTTAATAAATATGGTTGATACAATTATGGTTGGAGGGCTGGGAGAGGTATCAGTGGCAGCAATTGGTATAGCTAATCAATACTTCTTTTTATACAACATGGCTTTATCAGGAATTATAGGAGGAGCAGGTTTATTTATTGCTCAATTTTTTGGAAAGAATGATAAAGAAAATATAAGAAAAATTACAGCTTTAGGATCATTATCTGCTCTAGCTTTAGGAATAATATTTGCCACTATGGCAATTTTTTCTCCAAAGTTTATAATTCATTTCTTTTCTCTTGATGAAAGTGTAGTTGAAATTGCCGTAAATTACTTTTTAATAATAGGATTTTGTTATCCTATAATTGCAATTAGTAATGTATTTAGTATGGGATCGAGAAGTATTAGAAATCCAAAGCTTGGAATGATTTGTAGTTCTATATCATTAGTATTAAATATAATTCTAAACTATATATTTATATTTGGAAAATTTGGAATGCCGGCTTTAGGTGCTAGCGGTGCAGCCTTGGCAACAGTTATATCGAGAATAGTTGAGTTAATATTGTTAGTTAGTTATGTTTATTTTATTAAAAGTGATTATGAATTAAGATTTACTTTTAAAGATATAAAATTAATCAATAGAGATTTATTTAAGGCGTTTATATCTAAAACAATACCTGTATTTTTTAATGATACTTTATGGGCATTTGGAACCGTATTGTATGCAGTGGCTTATTCTAAAGCGGGAACATCAGCTATTGCAGCCAGCCAAATTGCATCAAGTACAGGAAATTTCTTTATAATGACATCAGTATGTATAGCTATTGGCTCATCTATTATGATAGGAAATGAATTAGGTGCGGATCATATAGAAAAGGCAGTTAGCTATTCTAAGAAGTTCGCCATACTAGTATGTTTAGCAGGGGTAGTTTTTGGTGGATTACTAATTTTATCAATTCCAGCACTTCTAAAAGTTTTTAGTGTAAGCCCAGGTCTTGCACCAGATATAAGAAAGATATTTATTGTAATGGGAGTATTAATGGCACTAAAGACATTTAATACTTTTATAATAATAGGAGTACTTAGAAGTGGTGGAGATACTAAATATGCTTTAACTCTAGAAATGGGATGCATGTGGTTTGTATCATTGCCTTTAACATTCCTTGCTGCTTACAAAGGTGTTCCTATTTATATTTTAGTTGCTTTAACTTATACAGAGGAAATTGCAAAATTTATATTTGGTGTACCAAGAGCTTTGTCTAAGAAATGGGCAAACAATATTGTAAAAGACATATAA
- a CDS encoding DUF2871 domain-containing protein translates to MQKYFKISTFYLILGLVLGVFYREFTKINNFTGVTSLSVTHTHTLMLGFIFFIIVLLLEKNFNISKIKGFKSWIITYNIGLLYLISTLVYRGILQVSNSDFAGLSHISGLGHAILGIALVWFVVIVNKGIKNYDDKIS, encoded by the coding sequence ATGCAAAAATATTTTAAGATTTCAACATTTTATTTGATTTTAGGGTTGGTATTAGGAGTTTTTTATAGAGAGTTTACAAAAATAAATAATTTCACTGGAGTGACATCTTTAAGTGTAACTCATACACATACATTAATGCTTGGATTCATATTTTTTATAATTGTATTACTACTAGAAAAGAACTTTAACATTTCTAAAATAAAAGGTTTTAAATCATGGATTATAACTTACAATATAGGTCTTCTATATTTAATTTCTACATTAGTTTATAGGGGTATATTACAAGTTAGTAATAGTGATTTTGCTGGTCTTAGCCACATATCAGGTCTTGGCCATGCTATTTTAGGTATAGCTTTAGTATGGTTTGTTGTTATAGTTAATAAAGGAATAAAAAATTATGACGACAAAATTTCCTAA
- a CDS encoding DHHW family protein, which yields MDMKSKNKIISISFIIMLLGFMFINIFSKDKEISYEERRKLSQLPKFTVEELIEGEYFKDMEDYFLDQFSLRDNFRKLKAFINTEIFKEKDNNDIYIIDNSIYKMEYPLNEKSIYNSTDLYNKIASTYFKNSNIYYTIVPDKNYFVSKDKGYLSLDYKKLINIMNNDTKNMKYVDIIKDLEIKDYYNTDLHWKQENLLTVAENLLKTMENKGSSNKYEEKKFDYFYGSYYRQAATNINPDKLIYLNNKIIEGCKVYDFENQEYIKVYNDENFKNVDSYDVYLGGPKPLLSIENPNNTSGKELYIFRDSFGSSLAPLLISEYSKIILIDLRYINSTKFEKYIQTEENSDVLFMYNTLVLNNSGIITKFFSL from the coding sequence ATGGATATGAAATCAAAAAATAAAATAATTAGTATAAGCTTTATTATCATGTTACTTGGATTTATGTTTATCAATATTTTTTCAAAAGATAAAGAAATATCTTATGAAGAAAGAAGGAAATTATCACAATTACCTAAGTTTACAGTAGAAGAGCTTATAGAAGGTGAGTATTTCAAAGATATGGAAGATTATTTTTTAGACCAGTTTTCACTAAGAGATAATTTTAGAAAACTTAAAGCTTTTATTAATACTGAAATTTTTAAAGAAAAAGATAACAATGATATTTATATAATAGATAATAGTATTTATAAAATGGAATATCCCCTAAACGAGAAATCTATTTATAATAGTACAGATTTGTATAATAAAATAGCTTCTACATATTTTAAAAATTCAAATATATACTATACTATTGTACCTGATAAGAATTATTTTGTGTCAAAAGACAAAGGATATTTAAGTTTAGATTATAAGAAATTAATAAATATAATGAACAATGACACTAAAAATATGAAGTATGTTGATATTATAAAAGATTTAGAAATAAAAGATTATTACAATACAGACTTACATTGGAAACAAGAAAATTTGCTTACTGTGGCAGAAAATTTACTTAAAACAATGGAAAATAAAGGTAGTAGTAACAAGTATGAAGAAAAAAAGTTTGACTATTTTTATGGATCATATTATAGACAAGCTGCAACTAATATTAACCCCGATAAACTTATTTATTTAAATAATAAGATAATTGAGGGTTGTAAGGTATATGATTTTGAAAATCAGGAGTATATAAAAGTTTATAATGATGAAAATTTTAAGAATGTTGATTCTTACGATGTATATTTAGGAGGACCTAAACCTCTTTTAAGTATAGAAAATCCAAATAACACAAGTGGAAAAGAGCTTTATATATTTAGAGATTCCTTTGGGAGCAGTTTAGCACCATTACTTATAAGTGAATACTCAAAAATAATTTTAATAGATTTAAGATATATAAACTCTACTAAATTTGAAAAATATATTCAAACTGAAGAAAATAGTGACGTGCTATTTATGTATAATACATTAGTTTTAAATAATAGTGGTATAATAACTAAGTTTTTTAGCTTATGA
- a CDS encoding NADH peroxidase — translation MKKFVCTVCGYIYEGEAAPEVCPVCKVGAEKFEEMKGEMNWADEHRIGVAQGVDEEIVEGLRANFVGECTEVGMYLAMSRQADREGHPEVAEAYKRIAFEEAEHAAKFAELLGEVVVADTKENLRVRVDAEYGATEGKLKIAKRAKELGLDAIHDTVHEMCKDEARHGKAFLGLLERYFGKQA, via the coding sequence ATGAAAAAATTTGTTTGTACAGTATGTGGTTATATATATGAAGGAGAAGCTGCTCCAGAAGTATGTCCAGTATGTAAAGTAGGAGCTGAAAAGTTCGAAGAAATGAAAGGTGAAATGAATTGGGCTGATGAGCATAGAATAGGTGTAGCCCAAGGAGTTGACGAAGAGATAGTTGAAGGATTAAGAGCTAACTTCGTTGGAGAATGTACAGAAGTAGGAATGTACTTAGCTATGTCAAGACAAGCTGATAGAGAAGGACATCCAGAAGTTGCAGAAGCTTACAAGAGAATAGCTTTCGAAGAAGCAGAACATGCTGCTAAATTTGCTGAATTATTAGGAGAAGTAGTTGTTGCTGATACTAAAGAAAACTTAAGAGTTAGAGTTGACGCTGAGTACGGAGCAACTGAAGGAAAATTAAAAATAGCTAAGAGAGCTAAAGAATTAGGATTAGATGCTATACATGATACAGTTCATGAAATGTGTAAAGATGAAGCTAGACATGGTAAAGCATTCTTAGGATTATTAGAAAGATACTTTGGTAAACAAGCTTAA
- a CDS encoding ABC transporter permease: MIKILKEVFQLYIDRSDFFLEILLQHMMICGIAIVIASIIGILLGIIISEFKTTTSPVLSLVNFIYTIPSIALLGFFIPISGIGDKTAIIALTIYALLPMVRSTYTGIETIDSAIIESAKGMGSTDYQILYKIKLPLATTVILSGLRNMVVMTIALGGIASFIGAGGLGVAIYRGITTNNAALTVSGSLLIAVLALVVDLIIGLIEKFIKRKWKLN, translated from the coding sequence GTGATAAAAATATTAAAAGAAGTATTTCAGCTATATATAGATAGAAGTGATTTTTTTTTAGAAATTCTTTTGCAACATATGATGATTTGTGGAATAGCTATTGTAATAGCCTCAATTATAGGAATTTTACTTGGAATAATTATTAGTGAATTCAAAACAACTACTTCTCCAGTTCTTTCTTTAGTAAATTTTATTTATACAATCCCATCCATAGCCTTACTAGGATTTTTTATACCAATATCAGGTATAGGTGATAAAACGGCTATTATAGCTTTGACAATATATGCATTACTTCCTATGGTTAGAAGCACATATACAGGGATTGAAACTATAGATTCTGCCATAATAGAATCAGCAAAGGGAATGGGAAGTACAGATTATCAAATTTTATACAAGATAAAGCTTCCTTTAGCTACAACAGTTATACTGTCTGGCCTTAGAAATATGGTTGTTATGACAATTGCACTAGGAGGGATTGCATCATTTATTGGTGCAGGAGGATTAGGAGTAGCCATATATAGAGGAATTACAACAAATAATGCAGCATTAACAGTATCAGGAAGTTTATTAATTGCAGTACTAGCGCTGGTAGTCGATTTAATTATTGGACTAATAGAAAAATTTATAAAAAGAAAATGGAAATTAAATTAA
- a CDS encoding MBOAT family O-acyltransferase, whose translation MLFSSISFLYYFLPLTIMIYFTCKNKYKNLILFLVSLFFYFYGEPSYTLLMLISAFSGYIHGMLIDKYRNKKYSKLFLISSVIISLGILITFKYGDFIIRNINYILCANTKLLNLALPIGISFYTFQILSYVVDVYRGKAKVCKGFIDFATYVCLFPQLIAGPIVRYTTIQEELNSRTHSFENFAYGVNRFIVGLSKKVILANNLGMLVYLMNNNMEKSILSYWIVAIVFPLQIYYDFSGYSDMAIGLGRMFGFHFLENFNYPYISKSITEFWRRWHISLSSFFRDYVYIPLGGNRVSNLRWIFNIFVVWFLTGLWHGGSWNFVLWGLYFGTLLVIEKLLLKDIIKKLPRFIQHVYAKFFIIISFVIFYNENIKEVFNSLYNMFNFNGLIMYNEFSAYYLKSYTVILIISIIGSTPLLKNIIEKIRKSSAGERTIFLINPLFNMILLIIVTSYLIDGSFNPFLYFRF comes from the coding sequence TTGTTATTTTCAAGTATAAGTTTTTTATATTATTTTTTGCCATTAACAATAATGATTTACTTTACATGTAAAAATAAATATAAAAATTTAATATTGTTTTTAGTAAGCTTGTTTTTTTATTTTTATGGAGAACCGAGTTATACTTTATTAATGTTAATTTCTGCTTTTAGTGGATATATTCATGGAATGTTAATAGATAAATATAGAAATAAAAAGTATTCAAAGTTATTCTTAATAAGTAGTGTGATTATAAGTTTAGGGATTTTGATTACTTTTAAATATGGAGATTTTATAATAAGAAACATTAATTATATATTATGTGCAAATACAAAACTATTAAATCTAGCACTGCCAATTGGAATTAGTTTTTATACATTTCAAATTCTAAGTTATGTTGTGGATGTGTATAGAGGAAAAGCAAAGGTATGTAAAGGTTTTATTGATTTCGCCACATATGTATGTTTATTTCCGCAACTTATTGCAGGACCAATAGTAAGATATACAACAATACAAGAAGAGTTGAATAGTAGAACTCATTCTTTTGAAAACTTTGCCTATGGTGTAAATAGATTTATTGTAGGCCTTAGTAAAAAAGTAATCTTGGCAAATAATCTAGGAATGCTTGTATATTTGATGAACAATAATATGGAAAAAAGTATTTTGTCATACTGGATAGTAGCTATTGTTTTCCCATTACAAATTTATTATGATTTTTCTGGTTATAGTGATATGGCTATAGGACTTGGAAGAATGTTTGGTTTTCATTTCTTAGAAAACTTCAACTATCCTTATATTTCAAAAAGTATTACTGAATTTTGGAGAAGATGGCATATATCACTTTCAAGCTTTTTTAGAGATTACGTATATATTCCTTTAGGTGGTAATAGAGTAAGTAATCTAAGGTGGATTTTTAATATATTTGTTGTATGGTTTCTCACAGGACTTTGGCATGGAGGCAGCTGGAACTTTGTATTATGGGGACTTTATTTTGGCACATTGCTAGTAATTGAAAAGTTATTATTAAAAGATATAATAAAAAAATTACCAAGATTTATTCAACATGTTTATGCTAAGTTTTTTATTATAATAAGTTTTGTGATTTTTTATAATGAAAATATAAAAGAAGTATTTAATAGCCTATATAATATGTTTAATTTTAATGGATTGATTATGTACAATGAATTCTCTGCTTATTATTTAAAAAGTTATACAGTGATTTTAATCATAAGTATAATAGGAAGCACACCTTTATTAAAAAATATAATTGAGAAAATAAGAAAAAGCTCTGCAGGAGAAAGAACTATTTTTCTAATAAATCCCTTATTTAATATGATTTTACTAATAATAGTCACTTCGTATTTAATAGACGGCTCTTTTAATCCATTTTTATATTTCAGATTTTAA
- a CDS encoding LytTR family DNA-binding domain-containing protein: MKIRIEVDERIEEDEVIVRCSQLNEEVSNIQKAITEIISQKTQITFYKDNVEYYISLAEILFFETEYANISAHTGDDIYQVKYKLYELEEILPDNFMRISKSTILNINHIYSITRNLTSSSIVEFQNTHKQVYVSRHYYKPLKIKLLEKRR, encoded by the coding sequence ATGAAAATACGAATTGAAGTTGATGAAAGAATTGAAGAAGATGAAGTAATAGTTAGGTGCAGCCAATTAAATGAAGAAGTGAGTAATATTCAAAAAGCCATAACTGAAATAATCTCACAGAAAACGCAAATTACTTTTTATAAAGATAATGTGGAGTACTATATATCATTGGCAGAAATATTATTCTTTGAGACAGAATATGCTAATATTAGTGCCCACACAGGTGACGATATTTATCAGGTTAAGTACAAGCTTTATGAACTTGAAGAGATTTTACCAGATAATTTTATGAGGATATCAAAATCTACTATATTAAATATAAATCACATTTACTCCATAACACGAAACCTAACATCATCAAGTATCGTTGAATTCCAAAATACACATAAACAAGTGTATGTTTCAAGACATTATTATAAACCACTAAAAATTAAGTTATTAGAAAAGAGGAGATAA
- a CDS encoding glycine betaine ABC transporter substrate-binding protein has product MKIKECFKRISMVLMILTISITTGISCSKKEKSEGTIKIATKPMTEQFILSEMIGLLIEENTDLKVEITKGIGGGTSNIQPAMEKGEFDLYPEYTGTGWSFVLKENEIPDDEVLFKELKKKYNEKYNFKWIGLYGFNNTFGLVIRKDLSEKYNIKTYSDLAKYASKLTFGAEYDFYERDDGYDALCETYGLKFKDVKDIDIGLKYDAINAKEIDVMNMFTTDGQLSVSDVTVLDDDKHFYNTYYCSTVVREETLEKYPGLEKVLMKMDNIIGEREMAKLNYEVEGKNRDEKEVAKEFLQEKGLIE; this is encoded by the coding sequence ATGAAAATTAAGGAATGTTTCAAAAGAATTTCTATGGTATTAATGATTTTGACTATAAGCATTACGACAGGTATATCCTGCTCAAAAAAAGAGAAATCAGAAGGAACTATAAAAATAGCTACTAAGCCTATGACAGAGCAGTTTATTTTAAGTGAGATGATAGGTCTGTTAATAGAAGAAAATACAGACTTAAAAGTGGAAATTACTAAAGGTATTGGAGGAGGAACGAGTAATATTCAGCCAGCTATGGAAAAGGGAGAATTTGATTTGTATCCAGAGTATACTGGAACAGGATGGAGCTTTGTACTTAAAGAAAATGAAATTCCAGATGATGAGGTTTTATTTAAAGAGTTGAAAAAAAAATACAATGAAAAATATAATTTTAAGTGGATTGGTTTATATGGATTTAATAATACTTTTGGATTAGTAATAAGAAAAGATTTATCAGAAAAATATAATATTAAAACTTACTCAGATTTAGCTAAATATGCCTCAAAACTTACCTTTGGCGCTGAGTATGATTTCTATGAAAGAGACGATGGATATGATGCATTATGTGAAACCTACGGATTAAAATTTAAAGATGTCAAAGATATAGATATAGGATTAAAATATGATGCAATAAATGCCAAAGAAATAGATGTAATGAATATGTTCACTACAGATGGTCAACTATCCGTTTCAGATGTGACAGTTTTAGATGATGATAAACACTTTTACAATACTTATTATTGTTCTACTGTTGTAAGAGAAGAAACTCTAGAAAAATATCCGGGATTAGAAAAAGTGTTGATGAAAATGGATAATATTATTGGTGAAAGAGAAATGGCTAAATTAAATTATGAAGTAGAAGGAAAAAATAGAGATGAAAAAGAAGTAGCCAAGGAGTTCTTACAAGAAAAAGGACTTATAGAATAG
- a CDS encoding helix-turn-helix transcriptional regulator, with translation MNNRLEEIRKQREITQEELAAALKVSRQTISSLEKGRYNPSIILAFKIARYFNMQIEEIFIYEEEK, from the coding sequence ATGAACAATAGATTAGAAGAAATTAGAAAACAAAGAGAAATAACACAAGAAGAGCTAGCAGCAGCACTGAAGGTTTCTAGACAAACTATTAGTTCTTTGGAAAAGGGAAGATATAATCCTTCTATTATTCTTGCTTTTAAAATTGCACGATATTTTAATATGCAGATAGAAGAAATATTTATTTATGAAGAAGAAAAATAA
- a CDS encoding LiaF transmembrane domain-containing protein produces MKKERIFWGLLLVLGSVALIVNKLGYFANINVFSVLLTVFLLGIMIKSTLRRSFPGILFPLAFICIIFDNQLGITAITPWTVLIAATLGSFGLSMIFYKGPRWHHYKHKYDCKYDEYETINIEDEGHIKLGTSFGGSIKYINSDKFEQADLDCSFGSMKVYFDNTKLYNGRGVVRIGASFSGVELYIPKTWTVENRVNTSFAGIDEKNRNIGNSDNILTIIGSASFSGVEIVYV; encoded by the coding sequence ATGAAAAAAGAAAGAATTTTTTGGGGCCTTTTGCTTGTATTAGGAAGTGTTGCTTTAATAGTTAATAAACTTGGCTACTTTGCTAATATAAATGTATTTAGTGTATTATTAACAGTTTTTCTCTTGGGAATTATGATAAAAAGTACACTTAGAAGAAGCTTTCCAGGAATATTATTCCCATTAGCATTTATTTGCATTATATTTGATAATCAACTAGGTATTACAGCAATTACACCATGGACAGTATTAATAGCCGCAACTCTTGGTAGTTTTGGTCTTTCCATGATTTTTTATAAAGGACCTAGATGGCATCACTATAAACATAAATATGATTGTAAATATGATGAGTATGAAACTATTAATATTGAAGATGAAGGTCATATAAAATTAGGTACTAGCTTCGGTGGAAGTATCAAATATATTAACTCAGATAAATTTGAGCAAGCAGATTTAGATTGTAGCTTTGGTTCAATGAAGGTATATTTTGATAATACCAAGTTGTATAATGGACGTGGAGTAGTTAGAATAGGTGCATCATTTTCTGGAGTAGAGTTATATATACCTAAGACTTGGACTGTGGAGAATAGGGTTAATACATCTTTTGCAGGTATAGATGAGAAAAACAGAAATATTGGAAATTCAGATAATATTTTAACCATAATAGGAAGTGCTAGTTTTTCAGGTGTAGAAATAGTATATGTATAA
- a CDS encoding RrF2 family transcriptional regulator produces the protein MYLSKFTDYSFRILMYLGNHPDNLSTVDELSSILGLSTHHIKKIVYKLSKNNYISSSKGRNGGIKLGMDPKDINLGKLLETTEDNLNILECFSLENNTCSINDCCKLKPIINDALNSFKLTLSEYTLEDIL, from the coding sequence ATGTATTTATCAAAATTTACAGATTATAGCTTTCGAATACTAATGTATTTAGGTAATCATCCAGATAATCTTTCTACTGTTGATGAACTATCATCCATTTTAGGTTTATCAACTCATCATATAAAGAAAATAGTATATAAATTATCTAAAAATAATTATATCTCATCATCTAAAGGAAGAAATGGTGGTATAAAATTGGGTATGGATCCTAAAGATATAAACTTAGGCAAACTTCTTGAAACAACTGAGGATAACTTAAATATTCTTGAATGTTTTTCTCTTGAGAATAATACTTGCTCTATAAATGATTGTTGTAAACTAAAACCTATTATAAATGATGCTCTGAATTCATTTAAACTCACTTTAAGTGAATATACTTTAGAAGACATACTTTAA